From the Garra rufa chromosome 17, GarRuf1.0, whole genome shotgun sequence genome, one window contains:
- the LOC141290296 gene encoding uncharacterized protein: MFRCFNLLQLLLFYLIHHTETTSVETTPVTVKGEKGDNATLPCQFEARDIFKIDLWRTKKIFSCQNISCESGRFKKENCDVVIKNVSFSDAGKYTLRVHYNNDQTVLKERTTTYQLHIHDMISLKKGEEQKLDVLLSNTYKVLHQPIESTEWKEVWNRANDSKANDFLANETGTYNVLDFKGNILITVTVTGTGSSETLNKDDKHNGTNQLPVWAWIVMGLVGLAGLAGLVFLVVWLLIKHKVIKRPQRLNRNNGHGAYHNDQLYPLQQIRGP; encoded by the exons AT GTTCAGATGCTTCAATCTTCTTCAGCTGCTGCTGTTTTACCTCATCCATCATACAG AGACTACCTCTGTAGAAACGACACCTGTTACTGTGAAGGGAGAAAAAGGAGACAATGCCACCCTGCCATGTCAATTTGAGGCCAGAGACATTTTTAAGATTGATTTATGgagaacaaaaaaaatattttcttgtcagAATATCAGTTGTGAGAGTGGccgatttaaaaaagaaaactgtgATGTCGTCATCAAGAATGTGAGCTTCAGTGACGCTGGGAAATACACTTTGAGAGTCCATTACAATAATGATCAGACAGTGCTGAAAGAAAGAACGACAACATACCAACTTCATATTCACG ATATGATTTCTCTGAAGAAAGGTGAGGAGCAAAAGTTGgatgttctgttgtctaatacttATAAAGTTCTACATCAGCCCATAGAAAGCACAGAGTGGAAGGAGGTTTGGAACAGGGCCAATGATTCTAAGGCCAATGATTTTTTAGCCAATGAAACAGGAACATACAATGTTCTGGACTTTAAAGGAAATATCTTGATCACAGTGACAGTCACAG GTACAGGATCATCGGAAACATTGAACAAAGATGACAAGCATAATGGCACAAACCAACTCC CTGTTTGGGCTTGGATTGTGATGGGTCTGGTGGGTCTGGCGGGTCTGGCGGGTCTGGTTTTTCTGGTAGTTTGGCTTCTGATTAAACATAAAGTCATCAAGAGACCCCAGCGTTTGAACAGAAATAATGGTCATGGGGCCTACCATAATGACCAATTGTACCCATTGCAACAAATAAGGGGACCATAA